One genomic region from Panthera tigris isolate Pti1 chromosome D1, P.tigris_Pti1_mat1.1, whole genome shotgun sequence encodes:
- the CD1H11orf96 gene encoding uncharacterized protein C11orf96 homolog: protein MAAAKPGELMGICSSYQAVMPHFVCLADEFPQPVRPAKLSKGKGRLRRPRQSRFKTQPVTFDEIQEVEEEGVSPMEEEKAKKSFLQSLECLRRSTQSLSLQREQLSSCKLRNSLDSSDSDSAL, encoded by the coding sequence ATGGCGGCCGCCAAGCCCGGCGAGCTGATGGGCATCTGCTCCAGCTACCAGGCGGTGATGCCGCACTTCGTGTGCCTGGCGGACGAGTTCCCGCAGCCCGTGCGGCCCGCCAAGCTGTCCAAGGGCAAGGGCCGGCTGCGGCGGCCGCGCCAGTCCCGCTTCAAGACGCAGCCGGTGACCTTCGACGAGAtccaggaggtggaggaggaaggggtgtcCCCCATGGAGGAGGAAAAGGCCAAGAAGTCGTTCCTGCAGAGCCTGGAGTGCCTGCGCCGCAGCACGCAGAGCCTGTCGCTGCAGAGGGAGCAGCTCAGCAGCTGCAAACTGAGGAACAGCCTGGACTCCAGCGACTCCGACTCGGCCCTGTGA